Below is a window of Chthoniobacterales bacterium DNA.
AAGGCTTGGAGCGTCTGATAGACGTCGGTGATCGACACGCCCTGCTTGAGCGCCTTCTCGATGTTCACGTTCACGCCGAGCTGCGGCACGGCGGGCAGGAGCTGGGTGTTGACGTTCGCGAACTCGGGCCGCTTTGCGACCGCCGCCATGAACTTGTTCGTGTTCTCGGCGAGGAATTCGACGGTGCCGCCGGAGCGGTCCTCGAGAATGAACGTGATGCCGCCGGCGGTGCCGATGCCGGGAATGGCGGGCGGAGGAAACGCGAAGCCGATACAGCCGGGAAGCTGGGCGAGCTTCTGGTTGATGCTGCGGAGGATTTGCGGGACCTGCGTGGCGTGGGTCTTTCGCTCGCTCCAGTCATCGAGGGCGATGAAGAAGAACGAGCTGTAGGTCATCTGCACCTGGCTGAGGAGGTTCAGGCCGACAACGGTCGTGCAGTATTTCACGCCGGGCTGGGCCTCGACGATTTTCTCGACCTGCCGCGCCATGTCGGACGTGCGCTGCAGGGAGGACGCCTGCGGGAGCTGGATGAGCGCAAAGACGTAACCCTGATCTTCTTCCGGAACGAAGCTCGTGGGGAGTTTCCCGCCCAGGAAGACGCCACCGACGGCCAGTGCGGCGAGGAGAATGAGCGCGATGCCGGACTTGCGGATGAGCGCACCGCACACGCCGACGTAGCCATCCGTCGCACGGCCAAACACGCGGTTGAACCAGCGGAAGAACGCACCAAGCGGGCCGCGGGTCTCCTTTTTCGGCTTCAGCAGCAGCGCCGCCAGCGCGGGGCTGAGCGTGAGCGCGTTGAAGGCCGAGAGAATGACGGAGACGGCGATCGTGATGGAGAACTGCTGGTAGAGCTGGCCGGTGATGCCGGGGATGAAGATCGTGGGCACGAACACCGCCGTGAGAATGAGGGCGATGGCGATGACCGGTGACGACACCTGCTCCATGGCGAGCAGCGCAGCGTCCTTCGGCGAGAGCCCCTGCTCGATGTGGTGCTCGACGGCTTCCACCACGACGATGGCGTCGTCGACGACGAGACCGATCGCGAGCACGAGGCCGAAGAGCGAGAGCGTGTTGATCGAGAAGCCGAAGAGCGGAAAGAGGGCGAACGTGCCGATGAGCGCGACCGGCACGGCGAGGAGCGGGATCAACGTCGCGCGCCAGCCCTGGAGGAAGACGAAGACGACGATGATGACGAGGATGAGCGCCTCGACGAGCGTCTTGACGATTTCCTCCATGCCCGCGGTGACGGCGAGCGTCGTGTCGAGCGAGACCTCGTATTTGAGGCCGTCGGGGAAGCGTTTCTGGAGTTCGTCCATCTTCGCCTTCACACCGGCGACGCAGGTGAGCGCGTTTGTGCCGATCTGCTGGCTGATGACGATGATCGCCGCCGGCTGGCCCTGGAAGCGGCCCTGGATGTTGTAGAACTGCTCACCGAGCTTGATCCGGGCGACGTCCCTGAGGCGGATGATCGTGCCGTCGGGCTGCGCGCGGATGACGATGTCGCCGAATTCCTTCTCGCTGACGAGACGGCCCTTCGCGATGACGGAGTAGGTGAATTCCTGGCCGTCCGGCACGGGCTGGCCGCCGATCTGGCCAGCGGGGTTCACGTTGTTCTGCGCCTGCACGGCGTTCAGCACTTCGTTGACGGTGATGTCGAGCTGGGCGAGCACGTCGGGGCGCACCCAGAAGCGCATCGCGTATTCGCCGGCGCCGTAGACGTTCACGAGGCCGACGCCGCCGATGCGGGCGAGCTCGTTGGAGATGTTGATGTTCGCGTAGTTCGCGATGAAGCTCGCGTCGTATTTGCCGGTCGGCGAGTAGAGCGAGAGCACGATCAGCGGCGAGGCCGAGGCCTGGTTGACCGTGACGCCGTAGTTGCGCACGGAGCTGGGCAGCTGGGCCGAGGCCTGGTTCTGCCGCATCTGCATGAGGATCTGGTCGGTCGTCGGCACCGTGTTGATGCCGAAGATGCCGTTCAACGTCATGGAGCCGTTGTTGGCATTGACCGAATACATGTATTCCATGCCTTCGGTGCCGTTGACCTGCTGCTCGATCGGCGTGGCGACGGAGGACTCGACCGTGAGCGCGTCGGCGCCGACGTAGGTCGTCGAGACCTGGATTTGCGGCGGAACGATGTTCGGGAACTGCGCGATGGGTAGCTCGAGAATGCAGACGACGCCCAGAATGACCATCAGGATGGCGATGACCATCGCGACGATCGGGCGGTTGATGAAGAAGCGCGACATGAGATTGGTGCGTCGCGATCGTCAGGGTTTCGCCGTGGGGCTGGCGGTGGGAGATGCGGAAGGGGATGGCATGGGCGCCGCCTCGGCTTCCGCGGCTTTTTCCTGCGGAGTCGGCGTGTAGGGAGAGGGATTCACCACTGCGCCCTGTTTGGCCTTCTGGACGCCTTCGACGACGACCTTGTCGCCGGGGTTCAATCCCTTCAGCACGACCTGGTCACTGCCCAGCGTGGGACCGAGTTCGACATTGACGACGTCTACCTTGTTCCCCTCGCCCACCAGAGCGAGCAGCGTGAGCCCTTGCAGATTGATCACCGCACGCTGCGGCACGAGGTAGGCGCCCTTGTCCTTGTGCGTGGTCGCGGTCACGAGGCCGAACTGGCCCGGTCGCAGGAGCCGGCCGGGATTCGGAAACTGGCCCTCGACGGAGATGGAGCCGGTGTTCTGGCCAACGATGTTGTTGATTGCGGTCACCGCGCCCTTTTGGGGATAATTCACGCCGCCGGCGAGTTGCAGCGAGAGCGGGATGTTGGGAGCGCGGTTCGTGCCGACGGGCGACTGGCTCGGATCGTCGAAATACTGGCTGATGAAGCGCACGTAATCCTGCTCCGGCACCATGAACTGGACCTTGATCGGATCGGTCTTCACCACGGTCGCGAGCGTGCCGCTCGAGGGACTCACGAGATCGCCGACCTGCGCGGTCGCGATGCTTGCAAAGCCATCCACCGGCGCGGTGATGCGCGTGAAGACGAGGTTGAGCTGGGCCTGCTCGACCGAGGCCTGCGCGGCCTTCTCCGCGGCTACCGCGCCCTGATACTGCTGCGTCTGGTCGTCATATTGCTGCTGGCTGATGACCTTCTTTTCGTAGAGCTCGGCGGAGCGCTTGTAGTTCAGCTCGCTCGCGGTGAGCTGCGCCTGGGCCTGGGCCAGACTGCCTTTTGCCTGATCGAGCTGGGCCTGGAAAGGACGCGGGTCGATCTGGAAGAGCACGTCGCCGGCCTTCACCCAGGCGCCGTTGCGGTAATTCTGCGACTGGAGGTAACCGGAAACCTGCGCGCGAATGTCGGCATTCACGTCGGCCGTGACCGTGGCGACCCATGTTTCAAAAACGGGCACGTCCTCCGGTTGGACGGTGAGCACCTGGACGGCGGGAGGTGGCGGCGCGGGCGGCTTCTGCTGTTCACAACCGGTCAGCAGGGCAATCAGTCCCGCGGTCGCGGGGATGAGTGCAGGAAGGGACCGCGTCGAGCGGTGGAAAAAAATCTCGCGCGAGGGCACTCGGAATTTCACGACGAGCGACATACCAAGCGTCGTCCCGCTCGGCGATGGAAAAACGTCGCCAGCCGTTCCCGGCATCCCCAAAACTTCCTGTTTTCTATTTTCTCTGGAGAAAAACCTGCCTACTACTTCGGGCTGATGCGGAACCAGACCGCCATTCGTCTTCTTTACGTGCTCGCCGTTCTGGCCGGCATCCTCCCGCCCCTCCTCTTTCTGGGATACGCCTATCGACAGAGCGTGGCGGATGTGGAACACCAGCTCGACTTCGTCGGCACCGGCACGCTCGTGCGCACCGAGACCGTGCTCGATACCGTCGCCGGCACGTTGCGGAAGGTGCCGAGCCTCATTCACAGGCAGATCGACCAAAGCTCCGTCGACAAACTGCGCCAGGCCGTCTTCCTCGACCGTTACATCCAATCGATCGGCATTCGCACCGCGGGGGAACTCCTCTGCAACAACCAGACCCTTTACCCGCGACCGGTCCGCATCCCCGACCCGAAGGAGTCGCTCACCCTGCCCGCTCCCGGCGAGGTCGCCGTGCGCCCGCTCGTCGATCGGGGGTTTCCCTCGAAGTCCCTCGTCGTGCTCTACACCTTCACGAACGGCATGGCCGTCGAAGGCATCGTCGATCCCGCCCTCTTCAGCGAATTTTTCGATTATTACGCCCGCCAGTTCGATTGCCGGGAGTTCATCCGCTTCCGGGGAGAAAGCCCGCTCACTGATTTCGGCGAAGACCACATCTCCCTGCCCGCGAAGATCAACCTCACAATCGACGACCGGCTGCAGTGGCTCGACGGCCGTCTCGTGATGGTCAAACACTCCACAAAATACCCGATCCACACCATCACCGTGGCCAGCAACGCAACCGTCCTGGCGAAATGGACTCGCAGCGCCGTCATCTTCGGCCTCACCGGGCTCGCGGTCTCGGCATTGCTGTCCGGACTCATCATCCGCCTTGCGAGGCGGACTCGCACACTCGAGGCCGATCTGCGCGAAGCCGTGCGTTACCGGGAGATCGACGTCCACTATCAGCCAATCATCGATCTCGAGACCGGCCGCTGCGTCGGGGCGGAGGCGCTCATGCGCTGGCCGCATCGGCGCCGCGGATTGATTCCCGCGGGAGAGTTCATCGCGATTGCCGAACGCACCGATCTCATCGTTCCCATGACGGATACCCTCCTCGAAAAGATCGCCGTCTCCCTTGGTCCGACCCTGCGCGAGGATCCCTCGCTCCATATCGGCGTGAACCTCGCCCACCAGCATTTCGTGACCACGCGCATCCTCGACCGCGTGGCGGAAATTACGAAGGCCGATATTCCGCCGGGCCAGATCATCTTCGAAATCACCGAGCGCGGGCTGGTCTCCGACAAGGATTCCGTCGCGCGCACCGTGATGGCCGGCCTCGGCGCGACGGGGGCCAGGCTGGCGGTCGACGACTTCGGCACCGGCTATTCCAGCCTGAGCTACCTCCAGCGTTTTCCGCTCGATTACCTCAAGGTCGACAAGGCCTTCGTCGACGGCATCTCGAGCGCCACCGAGAGTTCCGGCCTTGTCGATCAGATCATCCGGATCGGGCACTCGCTCGGCATGGAGATCATCGCCGAGGGCGTCGAGGAAGGCTTCCAGGCGGACTACCTGAAAGCGCAGGGCGTAAAGCTCGCACAGGGCTGGCACTTCGGTCGTCCCATGCCGATCGACGATTTCCTGAAATTCGTCCGCGAGCGAAACCACGCATCACCCGGTCGCACCACCCGGATTCCCACGACGCCCGAAGCCGTCGCTTCCGCCCGGCCGGTCGCCTAAACGAACTTCCCGGGATTCAGCAACCCCTTCGGATCGAGGGCTCGCTTGATCGTCGCATGCAGGGCGCGATTCTCGGACGAGAGCGCCTCCTCCCACCACCGCAGCTTCGCGAGACCGATGCCGTGCTCGCCGGTGATGGCGCCACCCCACTCCAGCACTTTGGCAAATAGCTGGTCGAGCACGCGTTCCACCTTCTCCCGGACGACGGCGTCTTCGTAGTCCGCGGCCATCACGTTCACGTGGATATTGCCATCGCCAGCGTGGCCAAAGCACGCCACAGGGAATCCCGACTGGCGCTCGAGCTTCCGGGCGAACTCCACGAGATCGACGAGCCGGCCACGCGGCACGACGATATCCTCATTGAGTTTCGTGAGGCCCGTCGCACGCAGCGAATTCGAAAAACTCCGCCGCAGCAGCCACAGCCGGTCGCAGGATTCGTCATCCAGCGCGCGATCCACCCGCGTCGCCCCGGCCTCGCGCAGCAGGGTCACGAGCGCCTTCGTCTCGCCGCGCACGCTGGCCGCCTGGCCGTCGAGTTCGATGAGCACGTGGGCGTCGCCGGGCGGGATATCCGCGCCGGGCATGGCGCGACGGCCCGCCTCGAGCGTGAACCGATCGGCCACCTCGACGGCAGCAGGGAGGTAACCACTGCGAAACACGGCCTGCACCGCGGCCGCAGCCTTGCGCATCGAGGGAAAACCCGCGGACAACGCCGCCCGGGCCGGCGGATGCGGCAGCAGGCGCAGCGTCGCCTCGGTCACGACGCCAAGCAGACCTTCCGAACCAACAAAAATTCCGACGAGATCGAAGCCAGTCTTGTTCTTGTGCGTGCGGCCGCCGGTTTTCACGACCGTGCCGTCCGCAAGAACAACCTCGAGACCCAGCACGTAGTTGCGCGTGACGCCGTATTTCAGGCAGCGCGGACCGCCGGCGTTCGTGGCGATGTTTCCGCCGAGACTGCAATCCTTGAGGCTCGCGGGATCGGGCGGATACAGGAGCTTCTTCTTGCGAGCTCTCGCCTGCAGGTCGCCCGTGAGCACCCCGGGCTGCACGCGCGCCACGAAATCCCGCTCGTTGATTTCGAGAATTTTGTTCAGGCGCTTCGTGCTGAGCACGATGCCGCCGGACTGCGGCACGCAGCCGCCGACGTAGCCGTAGCCCGCGCCGCGCGTGGTGACGGGAATGCCCGCCGCATAGGCCAGCTCGAGCACCGCACTGACTTCCCCGGTCGAACCGGGGAAGACGGCGATGTCGGGCCGGCGGGCGGCGAACCATTTGTCCCCCGCGACCGCCTCCAGATCCGCGGGGTCGGTGAGCACCGCCTCCGCGCCGAGTCGGTCGCGCAATTGACGCGTGATCGCGGGCAGCGTCTTCACATGCCCATGATCTCGTAGCCGCCGTCGACGTAGAGCACCTGGCCGGTGATGCCGCTGGCGCCGTCGCTCGCGAGGAACACGCCGGTGTGGCCGAGTTCATCCGTCGTGCAGCTGCGACCGAGGGGCGCGTGCGCCTCGTAATGCTTGATCATGGCGGTGAAGCCCGAGATGCCGCGAGCGGCGAGCGTCTGCACCGGACCGGCGCTGATGCAATTCACCCGGATCTTCTTCACGCCGAGATCGGCGGCGAGATAGCGCGTGCTGGCTTCCAGCGAAGCCTTCGC
It encodes the following:
- a CDS encoding multidrug efflux RND transporter permease subunit → MSRFFINRPIVAMVIAILMVILGVVCILELPIAQFPNIVPPQIQVSTTYVGADALTVESSVATPIEQQVNGTEGMEYMYSVNANNGSMTLNGIFGINTVPTTDQILMQMRQNQASAQLPSSVRNYGVTVNQASASPLIVLSLYSPTGKYDASFIANYANINISNELARIGGVGLVNVYGAGEYAMRFWVRPDVLAQLDITVNEVLNAVQAQNNVNPAGQIGGQPVPDGQEFTYSVIAKGRLVSEKEFGDIVIRAQPDGTIIRLRDVARIKLGEQFYNIQGRFQGQPAAIIVISQQIGTNALTCVAGVKAKMDELQKRFPDGLKYEVSLDTTLAVTAGMEEIVKTLVEALILVIIVVFVFLQGWRATLIPLLAVPVALIGTFALFPLFGFSINTLSLFGLVLAIGLVVDDAIVVVEAVEHHIEQGLSPKDAALLAMEQVSSPVIAIALILTAVFVPTIFIPGITGQLYQQFSITIAVSVILSAFNALTLSPALAALLLKPKKETRGPLGAFFRWFNRVFGRATDGYVGVCGALIRKSGIALILLAALAVGGVFLGGKLPTSFVPEEDQGYVFALIQLPQASSLQRTSDMARQVEKIVEAQPGVKYCTTVVGLNLLSQVQMTYSSFFFIALDDWSERKTHATQVPQILRSINQKLAQLPGCIGFAFPPPAIPGIGTAGGITFILEDRSGGTVEFLAENTNKFMAAVAKRPEFANVNTQLLPAVPQLGVNVNIEKALKQGVSITDVYQTLQAFLGGVFINYFNRFGLQWQVYLAADGEFRTEIQQMSLFFVRNDKGEPVPLSSLVDYSPRNGPEFTMRYNMYRSAMINASTAPGVSSGQGMAALEQVFKETMPPEMGFDYYGMSYQEQQAAEGVSPNVIFGLSLLFVFLILAAQYESWSLPFSVLLGVPIAVFGAFLALTLRRYQSGFYANDVYAQIGLVMLIGLSAKNAILIVEFAKDEFEKGKGLVEAALAGAKLRLRPILMTAFAFILGCVPLWTATGSGAVSRRILGTAVIGGMLAATLLAIFLIPVTFYVVEKWSGGEKKRSVEPAPEAPPAV
- a CDS encoding efflux RND transporter periplasmic adaptor subunit, giving the protein MPGTAGDVFPSPSGTTLGMSLVVKFRVPSREIFFHRSTRSLPALIPATAGLIALLTGCEQQKPPAPPPPAVQVLTVQPEDVPVFETWVATVTADVNADIRAQVSGYLQSQNYRNGAWVKAGDVLFQIDPRPFQAQLDQAKGSLAQAQAQLTASELNYKRSAELYEKKVISQQQYDDQTQQYQGAVAAEKAAQASVEQAQLNLVFTRITAPVDGFASIATAQVGDLVSPSSGTLATVVKTDPIKVQFMVPEQDYVRFISQYFDDPSQSPVGTNRAPNIPLSLQLAGGVNYPQKGAVTAINNIVGQNTGSISVEGQFPNPGRLLRPGQFGLVTATTHKDKGAYLVPQRAVINLQGLTLLALVGEGNKVDVVNVELGPTLGSDQVVLKGLNPGDKVVVEGVQKAKQGAVVNPSPYTPTPQEKAAEAEAAPMPSPSASPTASPTAKP
- a CDS encoding EAL domain-containing protein; this translates as MRNQTAIRLLYVLAVLAGILPPLLFLGYAYRQSVADVEHQLDFVGTGTLVRTETVLDTVAGTLRKVPSLIHRQIDQSSVDKLRQAVFLDRYIQSIGIRTAGELLCNNQTLYPRPVRIPDPKESLTLPAPGEVAVRPLVDRGFPSKSLVVLYTFTNGMAVEGIVDPALFSEFFDYYARQFDCREFIRFRGESPLTDFGEDHISLPAKINLTIDDRLQWLDGRLVMVKHSTKYPIHTITVASNATVLAKWTRSAVIFGLTGLAVSALLSGLIIRLARRTRTLEADLREAVRYREIDVHYQPIIDLETGRCVGAEALMRWPHRRRGLIPAGEFIAIAERTDLIVPMTDTLLEKIAVSLGPTLREDPSLHIGVNLAHQHFVTTRILDRVAEITKADIPPGQIIFEITERGLVSDKDSVARTVMAGLGATGARLAVDDFGTGYSSLSYLQRFPLDYLKVDKAFVDGISSATESSGLVDQIIRIGHSLGMEIIAEGVEEGFQADYLKAQGVKLAQGWHFGRPMPIDDFLKFVRERNHASPGRTTRIPTTPEAVASARPVA
- a CDS encoding FAD-linked oxidase C-terminal domain-containing protein, yielding MKTLPAITRQLRDRLGAEAVLTDPADLEAVAGDKWFAARRPDIAVFPGSTGEVSAVLELAYAAGIPVTTRGAGYGYVGGCVPQSGGIVLSTKRLNKILEINERDFVARVQPGVLTGDLQARARKKKLLYPPDPASLKDCSLGGNIATNAGGPRCLKYGVTRNYVLGLEVVLADGTVVKTGGRTHKNKTGFDLVGIFVGSEGLLGVVTEATLRLLPHPPARAALSAGFPSMRKAAAAVQAVFRSGYLPAAVEVADRFTLEAGRRAMPGADIPPGDAHVLIELDGQAASVRGETKALVTLLREAGATRVDRALDDESCDRLWLLRRSFSNSLRATGLTKLNEDIVVPRGRLVDLVEFARKLERQSGFPVACFGHAGDGNIHVNVMAADYEDAVVREKVERVLDQLFAKVLEWGGAITGEHGIGLAKLRWWEEALSSENRALHATIKRALDPKGLLNPGKFV